A stretch of Bos mutus isolate GX-2022 chromosome 8, NWIPB_WYAK_1.1, whole genome shotgun sequence DNA encodes these proteins:
- the LOC138988860 gene encoding proline-rich protein 2-like, translating to MAQTEASTVRGLTGSPRAEEGGGGNRAAPGTGKRRLSGARAGRRWRESGKQGRRPGTLPPPPRPRLPHPPSASPPRLTPPLSVDALPGPRPQPPSGSAPGRPLPAAALETPPPGAPPRRAPPVPARRLCSRERAPCASRFSASHPPSAPCPRGLRLPSGFSAPGLPSLDTSLYQRGKRWGPDSGQ from the coding sequence ATGGCCCAGACGGAGGCGAGCACAGTGCGGGGACTGACGGGCTCACCGCGAGCGGAGGAAGGAGGCGGCGGCAACAGGGCGGCTCCGGGAACCGGCAAACGGCGCCTCTCCGGAGCCCGGGCCGGTCGGAGGTGGAGAGAGAGTGGGAAACAGGGGCGGAGACCAGGGACGCTCCCGCCACCGCCGCGCCCCCGCCTTCCCCACCCCCCGAGCGCGTCCCCGCCTCGCCTCACCCCGCCCCTCAGCGTCGACGCCCTCCCTGGGCCCCGCCCTCAGCCGCCCTCCGGCTCGGCTCCAGGGCGCCCTCTTCCTGCTGCCGCCCTAGAGACCCCGCCTCCGGGTGCCCCGCCCCGGCGCGCGCCCCCCGTCCCCGCCCGCCGCCTGTGCTCGCGGGAGCGCGCGCCTTGTGCTTCCCGCTTCTCCGCCTCCCACCCGCCCTCCGCCCCGTGCCCCCGCGGGCTTCGCCTGCCTTCCGGCTTCTCCGCCCCGGGGCTCCCTAGCTTGGACACCTCCCTCTACCAGCGGGGAAAACGTTGGGGACCCGACTCCGGACAGTAG